In a single window of the Eleginops maclovinus isolate JMC-PN-2008 ecotype Puerto Natales chromosome 6, JC_Emac_rtc_rv5, whole genome shotgun sequence genome:
- the thpo gene encoding thrombopoietin isoform X1, which yields MALSRLLLLCMVASELWDAEPKPIEFVCNKGARRAINIVAELESALSECYGSTTPSTLVQLPCTELHVASWENKSDQEKRGDIVASLRLLVESVKVFKAQSQPGCAALLLQRLENNINNYLLILTPLQLSQGPAVSPGLSCVPRSTQSLSTVLLNYKQLISGKLERFVINLEDRCNSN from the exons ATGGCGTTAAGCA GACTCCTGCTGCTCTGTATGGTAGCCTCTGAACTGTGGGATGCTGAGCCCAAACCCATAGAATTTGTGTGTAATAAAGGTGCCAGGCGGGCTATTAACATTGTGGCAGAGCTGGAGAGTGCACTG AGTGAATGTTATGGCTCAACTACGCCCTCCACACTGGTTCAGCTACCCTGTACCGAGCTTCACGTAGCATCTTGGGAAAACAAATCA GAccaggagaagagaggagacatAGTTGCATCCTTGAGGCTTCTTGTTGAAAGTGTGAAGGTGTTCAAGGCCCAAAGCCAGCCGGGATGTGCTGCTTTACTTCTGCAGAGACTAGAgaacaacatcaacaactaCCTGCTCATTCTCACACCCCTTCAGCTGAGT CAGGGGCCAGCAGTGAGTCCAGGCCTGTCTTGTGTTCCTCGAAGCACCCAGAGTCTCAGCACAGTCCTGTTGAACTACAAACAACTGATTTCAGGCAAACTAGAGCGGTTTGTGATTAACCTGGAAGACAGATGCAATTCTAATTAA
- the thpo gene encoding thrombopoietin isoform X2, with protein MALSRLLLLCMVASELWDAEPKPIEFVCNKGARRAINIVAELESALSECYGSTTPSTLVQLPCTELHVASWENKSDQEKRGDIVASLRLLVESVKVFKAQSQPGCAALLLQRLENNINNYLLILTPLQLSGPAVSPGLSCVPRSTQSLSTVLLNYKQLISGKLERFVINLEDRCNSN; from the exons ATGGCGTTAAGCA GACTCCTGCTGCTCTGTATGGTAGCCTCTGAACTGTGGGATGCTGAGCCCAAACCCATAGAATTTGTGTGTAATAAAGGTGCCAGGCGGGCTATTAACATTGTGGCAGAGCTGGAGAGTGCACTG AGTGAATGTTATGGCTCAACTACGCCCTCCACACTGGTTCAGCTACCCTGTACCGAGCTTCACGTAGCATCTTGGGAAAACAAATCA GAccaggagaagagaggagacatAGTTGCATCCTTGAGGCTTCTTGTTGAAAGTGTGAAGGTGTTCAAGGCCCAAAGCCAGCCGGGATGTGCTGCTTTACTTCTGCAGAGACTAGAgaacaacatcaacaactaCCTGCTCATTCTCACACCCCTTCAGCTGAGT GGGCCAGCAGTGAGTCCAGGCCTGTCTTGTGTTCCTCGAAGCACCCAGAGTCTCAGCACAGTCCTGTTGAACTACAAACAACTGATTTCAGGCAAACTAGAGCGGTTTGTGATTAACCTGGAAGACAGATGCAATTCTAATTAA
- the LOC134865557 gene encoding solute carrier family 12 member 9-like isoform X1, translated as MSEKTPILHYRLSSASTSPEPKDVPDPSKAKSGKDGRQRHEKSARKLGVVFGVVVPTLLSMFSVVVFLRIGFVVGQAGVYQSILMFLVAYLIITMTVLSVCAISTNGALDAGGAYYMISRALGPEFGGSIGIMFFFANVCGSALYVLGLVEAIMSTFGIPEEGTAVVAGVQVLPSGYWWSLLYGTALLFLCFIVCLVGAHIYAKATFLIVIIVALVLATIFINFFIVGPIVVMLPGNSGLNGTSSRTANYTSFRRLTFEGNLLPNYTIDYTTGAMMSFAKVFAVMFNGCTGIMAGSNMSGDLKNPSYAIPRGTLAAVLTTFITYNVLSVLVAGSCERNLLQKDYNFLGDINIWPPLVTIGIYSSTISAAMSNLIGASRILYALSKDNLFGGFLSLVRKTSLSGNPWASVLVSWLLVQVVLFAGKLNTIASIVTIFFLLVYAAVNLACLALEWASAPNFRPSFRCFTWHTCTLGILGSLVMMFLIDAIYAFGSIAFMMLLLMLIHYLGPISNWGYISQALIFHQVRKYLLMLDVRKDHVKFWRPQLLLMVANPRSCTGLMTFINDLKKSGLYVLGHVKLGLLDGMPSDPLQSRYDSWLSLVDHLNIKAFVNLTLANSVRHGVQNLLFITGFGGMRPNTLVLGFYDDCIHEDDLEGKILLSTGTGFDAVTPSIDPGELRSPFFPKLRSAEDLKDLGGEEYVSLIADAVKMGKNVTLARNFNQFNREVLDSGKKIRSHRRTTGPFVDVWPLNLLRPDSRAYVDICSLFLLQLACVLQETRAWKHARLRLFLCVEAGCSLKKEEEKKLRSMLKELRISAQVQMVVWDQVLELHWQRQGGKVRGNPVESAQNEETRERREEAEKQNGFQLFPNNAAQLTDEYICAVNNLIRKHGAPQPAVRFLYLPRPPADTSLYCAYLRQVDMLSKDLGPTLLIQGVTPVVTTDL; from the exons ATGTCGGAAAAGACTCCTATTCTACATTACCGACTTAGCAGCGCAAGCACTAGCCCGGAGCCGAAAGATGTCCCCGATCCCAGCAAGGCCAAGTCGGGCAAAGACGGTCGACAGAGACATGAGAAGAGCGCCCGGAAGCTCGGGGTTGTGTTTGGCGTGGTCGTACCAACTCTACTGTCCATGTTTAGCGTCGTTGTATTTCTGCGAATTG GATTTGTTGTGGGTCAAGCAGGGGTCTATCAGTCCATTCTGATGTTCCTTGTGGCCTACTTGATTATCACAATGACGGTGCTTTCTGTCTGTGCCATCTCCACGAATGGGGCTTTAGATGCTGGAGGCGCCTACT ATATGATCAGCAGAGCCCTTGGTCCAGAGTTTGGCGGCAGCATTGGgatcatgtttttctttgccaaTGTGTGCGGAAGTGCTCTTTATGTTCTGGGTCTGGTTGAGGCTATCATGTCTACCTTTGGCATCCCAGAAG AGGGCACTGCAGTTGTTGCAGGTGTCCAGGTGTTGCCCTCAGGATACTGGTGGTCTCTGCTGTACGGCACTGCCTTGCTTTTCCTTTGTTTCATTGTCTGCTTG GTGGGAGCCCACATCTATGCCAAAGCCACCTTTCTTATCGTCATCATAGTCGCATTAGTCTTGGCCACTATCTTCATCAATTTTTTCATTGTGGGGCCCATTGTGGTGATGTTGCCAGGGAATTCTGGGCTGAACGGTACCAGCTCGAGAACTGCAAATTATACTAGCTTTCGGCGCCTCACCTTTGAGGGCAACCTATTGC CCAATTACACAATAGACTACACCACTGGTGCCATGATGAGTTTTGCCAAAGTGTTTGCTGTCATGTTCAATGGCTGCACTGGGATCATGGCAGGATCCAACATGTCAG GAGACCTGAAAAACCCCAGCTACGCCATCCCAAGAGGAACCCTTGCAGCTGTTCTTACAACGTTCATCACATACAATGTGCTTAGTGTGCTGGTTGCAGGGTCCTGTGAACg TAACCTTCTCCAAAAAGACTACAATTTCCTGGGAGACATCAATATATGGCCACCACTGGTGACAATTGGGATTTACTCCTCCACCATTTCGGCTGCCATGAGTAACCTGATAGGAGCCTCCAGGATCCTGTATGCCCTCTCCAAAGACAACCTGTTTG GTGGTTTCCTGTCTCTGGTTAGGAAAACCTCTCTGAGTGGGAACCCCTGGGCCTCTGTGCTTGTTTCCTGGCTGCTTGTACAG GTGGTGCTGTTTGCTGGTAAATTGAACACCATTGCTAGTATTGTAAccatcttcttcttgttggTCTATGCTGCTGTGAACCTGGCCTGTTTGGCTCTTGAATGGGCTTCTGCACCAAACTTCAG acCCTCGTTCCGTTGTTTTACATGGCATACCTGCACACTGGGCATTCTTGGCTCACTGGTTATGATGTTCCTGATCGATGCCATTTATGCATTTGGCAGCATAGCCTttatgatgctgctgctgatgcttaTCCACTACCTTGGTCCTATCAGCAACTGGGGCTACATCAGCCAGGCGCTCATCTTCCACCAG GTGCGCAAGTACTTGTTGATGTTGGATGTGCGCAAGGACCATGTGAAGTTCTGGAGGCCCCAGCTGTTGTTGATGGTGGCTAACCCTCGAAGCTGTACAGGTCTCATGACCTTTATTAATGACCTGAAGAAGAGTGGCCTCTATGTACTGGGACATGTAAAGCTTGGTTTACTTG atgGGATGCCGTCTGATCCTCTGCAGAGCCGTTATGACTCCTGGCTGTCTCTGGTGGACCATCTCAACATAAAGGCATTTGTCAACCTTACCCTGGCAAACTCTGTCCGACATGGAGTTCAGAACCTGCTTTTTATCACAGGCTTTG GCGGAATGAGGCCAAACACCCTTGTCCTTGGTTTTTATGATGACTGCATCCATGAAGATGACCTTGAAGGTAAAATTCTCTTGTCTACAGGCACAGGCTTTGATGCAGTGACCCCATCCATAGACCCTGGAGAGCTTCGGTCTCCCTTCTTCCCTAAGTTGAGGAGTGCTGAGGACCTGAAAGACCTTGGAGGGGAGGAATATGTTTCACTGATCGCAGACGCCGTAAAAATGGGAAAGAATGTAACTCTGGCTCGGAACTTTAACCAATTCAACCGAGAAGTATTGGATTCAGGGAAAAAGATTCGGAGCCACCGACGCACAACAGGGCCATTTGTTGACGTGTGGCCGTTGAATCTGCTTCGACCAGACAGCCGTGCTTACGTCGACATCTGCTCACTGTTCTTACTGCAGTTGGCCTGCGTGCTTCAAGAGACCCGTGCCTGGAAGCACGCACGACTCCGCCTCTTCCTGTGTGTGGAGGCTGGTTGCAGtctgaagaaagaggaggaaaagaagctCCGGTCGATGCTAAAGGAGCTAAGGATTTCAGCTCAGGTGCAGATGGTGGTGTGGGACCAGGTGCTGGAGCTGCACTGGCAGAGACAAGGAGGAAAAGTGAGAGGGAATCCGGTAGAGTCTGCACAGAACGAGGAGACAAGGGAGAGACGAGAGGAGGCTGAGAAGCAAAATGGTTTCCAATTGTTTCCCAACAATGCTGCTCAGCTGACCGATGAGTATATCTGTGCTGTCAACAATTTGATTCGCAAACACGGTGCCCCTCAGCCTGCTGTGCGTTTCCTGTATTTGCCCCGGCCACCAGCAGACACAAGCCTTTACTGTGCCTACCTCCGCCAGGTGGACATGTTGAGCAAAGACCTGGGCCCAACTTTACTGATTCAGGGAGTTACTCCAGTGGTCACTACTGACCTCTAA
- the LOC134865557 gene encoding solute carrier family 12 member 9-like isoform X2 translates to MSPIPARPSRAKTVDRDMRRAPGSSGLCLAWSYQLYCPCLASLYFCELVGAHIYAKATFLIVIIVALVLATIFINFFIVGPIVVMLPGNSGLNGTSSRTANYTSFRRLTFEGNLLPNYTIDYTTGAMMSFAKVFAVMFNGCTGIMAGSNMSGDLKNPSYAIPRGTLAAVLTTFITYNVLSVLVAGSCERNLLQKDYNFLGDINIWPPLVTIGIYSSTISAAMSNLIGASRILYALSKDNLFGGFLSLVRKTSLSGNPWASVLVSWLLVQVVLFAGKLNTIASIVTIFFLLVYAAVNLACLALEWASAPNFRPSFRCFTWHTCTLGILGSLVMMFLIDAIYAFGSIAFMMLLLMLIHYLGPISNWGYISQALIFHQVRKYLLMLDVRKDHVKFWRPQLLLMVANPRSCTGLMTFINDLKKSGLYVLGHVKLGLLDGMPSDPLQSRYDSWLSLVDHLNIKAFVNLTLANSVRHGVQNLLFITGFGGMRPNTLVLGFYDDCIHEDDLEGKILLSTGTGFDAVTPSIDPGELRSPFFPKLRSAEDLKDLGGEEYVSLIADAVKMGKNVTLARNFNQFNREVLDSGKKIRSHRRTTGPFVDVWPLNLLRPDSRAYVDICSLFLLQLACVLQETRAWKHARLRLFLCVEAGCSLKKEEEKKLRSMLKELRISAQVQMVVWDQVLELHWQRQGGKVRGNPVESAQNEETRERREEAEKQNGFQLFPNNAAQLTDEYICAVNNLIRKHGAPQPAVRFLYLPRPPADTSLYCAYLRQVDMLSKDLGPTLLIQGVTPVVTTDL, encoded by the exons ATGTCCCCGATCCCAGCAAGGCCAAGTCGGGCAAAGACGGTCGACAGAGACATGAGAAGAGCGCCCGGAAGCTCGGGGTTGTGTTTGGCGTGGTCGTACCAACTCTACTGTCCATGTTTAGCGTCGTTGTATTTCTGCGAATTG GTGGGAGCCCACATCTATGCCAAAGCCACCTTTCTTATCGTCATCATAGTCGCATTAGTCTTGGCCACTATCTTCATCAATTTTTTCATTGTGGGGCCCATTGTGGTGATGTTGCCAGGGAATTCTGGGCTGAACGGTACCAGCTCGAGAACTGCAAATTATACTAGCTTTCGGCGCCTCACCTTTGAGGGCAACCTATTGC CCAATTACACAATAGACTACACCACTGGTGCCATGATGAGTTTTGCCAAAGTGTTTGCTGTCATGTTCAATGGCTGCACTGGGATCATGGCAGGATCCAACATGTCAG GAGACCTGAAAAACCCCAGCTACGCCATCCCAAGAGGAACCCTTGCAGCTGTTCTTACAACGTTCATCACATACAATGTGCTTAGTGTGCTGGTTGCAGGGTCCTGTGAACg TAACCTTCTCCAAAAAGACTACAATTTCCTGGGAGACATCAATATATGGCCACCACTGGTGACAATTGGGATTTACTCCTCCACCATTTCGGCTGCCATGAGTAACCTGATAGGAGCCTCCAGGATCCTGTATGCCCTCTCCAAAGACAACCTGTTTG GTGGTTTCCTGTCTCTGGTTAGGAAAACCTCTCTGAGTGGGAACCCCTGGGCCTCTGTGCTTGTTTCCTGGCTGCTTGTACAG GTGGTGCTGTTTGCTGGTAAATTGAACACCATTGCTAGTATTGTAAccatcttcttcttgttggTCTATGCTGCTGTGAACCTGGCCTGTTTGGCTCTTGAATGGGCTTCTGCACCAAACTTCAG acCCTCGTTCCGTTGTTTTACATGGCATACCTGCACACTGGGCATTCTTGGCTCACTGGTTATGATGTTCCTGATCGATGCCATTTATGCATTTGGCAGCATAGCCTttatgatgctgctgctgatgcttaTCCACTACCTTGGTCCTATCAGCAACTGGGGCTACATCAGCCAGGCGCTCATCTTCCACCAG GTGCGCAAGTACTTGTTGATGTTGGATGTGCGCAAGGACCATGTGAAGTTCTGGAGGCCCCAGCTGTTGTTGATGGTGGCTAACCCTCGAAGCTGTACAGGTCTCATGACCTTTATTAATGACCTGAAGAAGAGTGGCCTCTATGTACTGGGACATGTAAAGCTTGGTTTACTTG atgGGATGCCGTCTGATCCTCTGCAGAGCCGTTATGACTCCTGGCTGTCTCTGGTGGACCATCTCAACATAAAGGCATTTGTCAACCTTACCCTGGCAAACTCTGTCCGACATGGAGTTCAGAACCTGCTTTTTATCACAGGCTTTG GCGGAATGAGGCCAAACACCCTTGTCCTTGGTTTTTATGATGACTGCATCCATGAAGATGACCTTGAAGGTAAAATTCTCTTGTCTACAGGCACAGGCTTTGATGCAGTGACCCCATCCATAGACCCTGGAGAGCTTCGGTCTCCCTTCTTCCCTAAGTTGAGGAGTGCTGAGGACCTGAAAGACCTTGGAGGGGAGGAATATGTTTCACTGATCGCAGACGCCGTAAAAATGGGAAAGAATGTAACTCTGGCTCGGAACTTTAACCAATTCAACCGAGAAGTATTGGATTCAGGGAAAAAGATTCGGAGCCACCGACGCACAACAGGGCCATTTGTTGACGTGTGGCCGTTGAATCTGCTTCGACCAGACAGCCGTGCTTACGTCGACATCTGCTCACTGTTCTTACTGCAGTTGGCCTGCGTGCTTCAAGAGACCCGTGCCTGGAAGCACGCACGACTCCGCCTCTTCCTGTGTGTGGAGGCTGGTTGCAGtctgaagaaagaggaggaaaagaagctCCGGTCGATGCTAAAGGAGCTAAGGATTTCAGCTCAGGTGCAGATGGTGGTGTGGGACCAGGTGCTGGAGCTGCACTGGCAGAGACAAGGAGGAAAAGTGAGAGGGAATCCGGTAGAGTCTGCACAGAACGAGGAGACAAGGGAGAGACGAGAGGAGGCTGAGAAGCAAAATGGTTTCCAATTGTTTCCCAACAATGCTGCTCAGCTGACCGATGAGTATATCTGTGCTGTCAACAATTTGATTCGCAAACACGGTGCCCCTCAGCCTGCTGTGCGTTTCCTGTATTTGCCCCGGCCACCAGCAGACACAAGCCTTTACTGTGCCTACCTCCGCCAGGTGGACATGTTGAGCAAAGACCTGGGCCCAACTTTACTGATTCAGGGAGTTACTCCAGTGGTCACTACTGACCTCTAA